The Sporosarcina ureae genome includes a region encoding these proteins:
- a CDS encoding helix-turn-helix transcriptional regulator — protein sequence MTCLELNTRQNEILDIVKGNGPITGEQIAERLHLARATIRPDLAILTMAGFLDARPRVGYFYSGKKPIKSVADGMVDMIVANYQSRPVVITENLSVYDAICQLFLEDVGTLFVVDQQSLLTGVVSRKDLLRTSIGRTELEKIPVHVIMTRMPNVTYCKKEDTLISVAKKMMDSQIDSLPIIQERENGLEVMGRVTKTNITAAFLSLVEDQDV from the coding sequence GTGACATGTTTGGAATTAAATACACGTCAGAATGAAATCCTCGACATCGTCAAAGGAAACGGTCCGATTACAGGAGAGCAAATTGCTGAGCGTTTGCATTTGGCGCGCGCTACGATCCGGCCGGATTTAGCAATCTTGACGATGGCTGGATTTTTGGATGCACGACCGCGTGTAGGTTATTTCTATTCTGGCAAGAAACCTATCAAATCCGTTGCGGATGGCATGGTAGATATGATTGTAGCTAATTATCAATCAAGGCCAGTCGTTATCACTGAAAATCTATCTGTATATGATGCGATTTGCCAGTTGTTTTTAGAGGACGTAGGTACACTATTCGTAGTGGACCAGCAGTCGTTATTGACTGGCGTTGTGTCACGTAAGGATTTACTAAGAACAAGCATTGGAAGAACAGAATTAGAAAAGATCCCCGTGCATGTCATTATGACAAGGATGCCGAATGTCACATATTGCAAAAAAGAAGATACACTCATTTCCGTCGCTAAAAAAATGATGGACAGTCAAATTGATTCATTACCTATAATTCAAGAGCGTGAAAATGGGTTGGAAGTTATGGGACGAGTGACAAAAACAAATATTACTGCCGCTTTTCTTTCATTAGTGGAAGATCAAGATGTATGA